A window of Synechococcus sp. WH 8109 genomic DNA:
GAGGCGGCATGGGCTTGGAAACAATTCATGCTCCAGATCAAGGACGAGATCCCCGTCCGTAACTTCCCCGAGAAACCCAAGCTGAACCGAAAAGTGCGTTTGGCTGTCGACCCGAAAACGATTGCAAAACCACCTAAGACCAAGGCCTCCAACGAGCCTGGTGCAGCCCAACCGACTGTTGAGACCGACCTGCCCGCCCTAACGCCCATGGCACCTCCGCCTCGCCGGACGCCCTATCTCTGGAGAAACAGTTCTCCAGATAGGAGCGTTGAACGCCAGGGACGCCGCTGGACCCGGGATTGATCCAAGGCCCTAAGTACGCTGCAGCACAGCCGAGTAGAACCCATCCCCCCCGCTGGCTTGATCCGGCCAGAGCTGGCTCTCCTGCTCCAGGCGAAGAGCTGGCTGGCGCTTCAACAACTCCTGGATCTGTTTCTGATTTTCATCGGGATGAATGGTGCAGGTGGCGTACACCAACACTCCCTGGGGAGCCAACAACGGCAAAAGCCCATCCAGCAGAGCCTGTTGTTGGGGCAAAAGACCACGAACGGATTGAGGCGTCACGCGCCAACGAGCGTCGGGGTGACGGGCAAGGGTTCCCAGCCCCGAGCAGGGGGCATCGATCAAAATCCGCTGGAAGGATTCACGCCATTGGGGCCGCTGCTCCAAAAGATTGGCGGCATCCGCAGCCAGGGCATTGATGGAAGCGAGGCCAAGCCGGGCGGCATTGGCCACAACGCGCTTGAGCCGTCCAGCTGAACGGTCCACAGCCCAGATCTCCGCCTGATCACCCACCAACTCGGCCAAATGGGTGGCTTTTCCTCCCGGAGCCGCGCAGGCATCCAGGATGCGATCTCCCGGCTTGGGATCGAGCAGAGGTGCAATCCATTGCGCCGAACAATCCTGCACACACCAATGGCCCTCGGCATAGCCAGGCCAGTCGCGCAGATCGCCGCTGTGGCCTGAGATGCGCAGGCCATCGGGACAACCAACGATGGGCTCACTGCTGATGCCAGCCGCGGCCAGATCCTGCTGCACCTGCGGAGGGCTCGATCGCAACCGGTTTACCCGTAAATCCAGATCCGGCACGCGGTTGCAGGCGCTTGCCACCGCCGCGGCCCCCTCTGCCCCGCGCCACTCGATCAACAGCTGGGTGAACCAATCCGGCAGGGACTGGGACTGGGCCAGCTGAGCTGCCAGATCGTTGGGCGATTGCAGGGTTTCGCCGGCCTCCCGCGCCCGCAGCGCCGCCCTCAGAACCCCATTCACCACAGGGGCCAGTCGTGCCAATCCCTTGCTGGTTTTAGCCAACTCCACAGCGGTGTTCACCGCTGCTGAATCTGGAATCCGCTCCATCAACAGCAGTTGATAGAGACCTACATGCAGCAGCCAGCGCAGCTTGGGCGGTTGCTTTGCAGCTGGCACCTTGCCCAACCGATCCAACCAGGCATCCAGAGTGCGCCGTTGGCGGATCGCGCCATAGGCAAGCTCGGTCACCAACCCCCGATCCGAAGGTTTGAGGTCCTGCATCCGCAGAACCCGCTCCAGCGCCACATCGGCATAGGCCCCAGCCGCAACCGCCTGCAACACATCCCAGGCGAGACGGCGCGGCAGCAGTCCAATCGGAGCCGAATCAGACAAGAGCAGCACGCATCAATCCCCAGCATGGGCGTCCGGGTGCCAGAGGAACTGACGCAGCGGCAAGCGTCCTTCCGCATCCACCGGAATGCCCTCAGCCAGCAGAAGGTCACGCTGGATCCAGTCACTGCCCTCACGGCTGAGGCTCATCGAAATCCGGCCCTGAGCGTTCACCACGCGGTGCCAGGGAACGGTGGACGGGAGCTTGAGACGTCGTAAGGCCCAACCCACCTGACGTGCACAACCAAAGGCACCGATTAAATCGGCGATCTGGCCGTAGGTCGCCAAGCGGCCGTGGGGGATACGGGCCACCTGGTTCCAGACACGCTGATCAAACATGCCGCCGGAGACGTACGGTTCAACGGAGGGATCCTTGGGCGGGATCTGAATGGCGACGGAAGCGCTGACTTCTTGATTGTCGTCCCAGACCCCAAGCACGGAATGACCCCAACCTGTTGCTCTCACCCGATTGACCGCCCATGCCCCTGCTGCCGCGACGGTTTGAGCGGCTGAAATCCGTGCTGAACCACCGCATGGCGGATCTCACGGTGCTGCTCGAACACGTGGAGAAACCGCACAACCTCTCCGCCATCCTGCGCAGCTGTGATGCCGTCGGGGCGCTGGAAGCCCACGCGGTGAGTTTTAACGGGCGGCCACGCACCTTCAACAGCACCGCCCAGGGCAGCCAGAAATGGGTGCCTCTGCACGACCATCCCGACACCGAAACAGCCATCCGCCATCTCAAAGCGAAAGGGTTCCGGCTCTACGGAACCCATCTCGGAGTGGATGCCAAGGACTACCGGGAGTGCGACTTCACCGGGCCCACCGCCTTCGTGCTCGGGGCTGAGAAATGGGGGCTGACCGATCAGGCCCAGGACCTGATGGATGAAGCGCTGTTCATCCCGATGCGCGGCATGGTGCAGTCCCTGAACGTGTCGGTCGCCACCGCAACCCTGCTATTTGAGGCGCTGCGCCAACGCCAGGTGGCCGGACTGGCTCCAACTCAGGGAGAAGGCCTGAAGCCAGAGCACTACCAGCAGTTGCTTTTTGAGTGGTCCTACTCCGAGGTGGCCACTGGTGCCGGGAGCAGGAACGGCCTTACCCCGGCTTAAATGAGCAGGGTGAGCTGATGGAGGAGTTGCCGCGAACTGTGAAGCTGCGCTGCTGATTCAACAGAAGACTTGCATCTCTGTGAACCCTGGGCCATAACCAAAGCAGCGGATTGTCAGCAATGGACAACAAAAAGCTGCACCAGTATGCGGTCACCTACCACTGCGGCACCGAATGGGGCGAAGAATTACTCCAGTCTGACGATCTCAGCCATGCCGTGGAAGCTGCCCACGCCATCTTCCCCAGCTCCTGCCGGATTTCGATCCGTGAGGTGAAGGCACCGAAAACAGCCTGAGATCAACGCGGTCGCCGCGGCACCCCAGGCAACTGAACCGCGGTGATCAACACCGTCGTTTCCAACAGCAGATTGCGGCTGACCAGCACCACTACCAGCAGCAAGGTGGTGGCCAGGATCCGCTCGAGCAAAGCGATCACGTCATCGGTGCTGTCGCAGCTCTTTTTCCAGAGCAACGCGGCCATGCTTAGCAACAGCAAGGTGATCCACCAGGCCATCACACCCGTGCCGATGTGCTTAGTTTGACGCAGGCCGGGCTTCTGCGCCGCTCACCCAGGCCTCGATGCCTTCACCAAGGAAGGACAGCCCCAGCACCAACACAAACATCGCCAGGCCGGGGAAGAGCGCCGTCCACCACACCCCGGTGGGCACTGCTGCGAGTGCAAGGTTGAGATCGCCACCCCATTCCGGCACTGTCTCCGGCAGGCCCAGGCCGAGAAATCCCAATCCCCCCAGCACTAGCACCGCATCAGCGGCATTGAGGGTGAGCAGCACCGGCACCGAGGTGATCACGTTGCGGAACATATAGCGCCGCAGGATCCAGAGCGGTCCCGCCCCGAGGCTCTGGGCGGCCTCCACAAACAGCTCGCTCTTCACCTGGGCGGTTTGGTTGCGCACCACGCGGAAATACTGCGGCACATACACGACACAAAGCGCGGCAGCGGCATTGGGGATGCCCTTGCCCAGCAGAAAAGCCAACACCACCGAAAGCAACAACACCGGCAGCGTGTAGAGCGTGTCCATCAGCAGCACCATCAGGCGATCGACTGCGCCGCCGAAATACCCACTCACCATTCCCAGAGGCACACCGACCAGCAGGGCCACACCCACCGCCAACAACACCACCTGAAGCGCTACTCCACTGCCGGCCATGGTGCGCACACACACATCCCGGCCGAGCCGGTCGGTGCCGCACCAATGGGTCCAACTTGGACCGGCGTAGATCGGATTCTCCAGGCCGACATTGGCGTCCGGAAGGATGCCAGCACTCACCAACAACGGCGTGATCAAGGCCACCAGCAGGTAGATCCCCACAATCACCAGGCCCCAGCGGGCCATGCGGGTGGAGAGGCTGCGGGTCACGGGCAGGTTGGCCTCAGGCGGATGCATTGTCTCCCTAACCGCGGA
This region includes:
- a CDS encoding 16S rRNA (cytosine(967)-C(5))-methyltransferase, yielding MLLLSDSAPIGLLPRRLAWDVLQAVAAGAYADVALERVLRMQDLKPSDRGLVTELAYGAIRQRRTLDAWLDRLGKVPAAKQPPKLRWLLHVGLYQLLLMERIPDSAAVNTAVELAKTSKGLARLAPVVNGVLRAALRAREAGETLQSPNDLAAQLAQSQSLPDWFTQLLIEWRGAEGAAAVASACNRVPDLDLRVNRLRSSPPQVQQDLAAAGISSEPIVGCPDGLRISGHSGDLRDWPGYAEGHWCVQDCSAQWIAPLLDPKPGDRILDACAAPGGKATHLAELVGDQAEIWAVDRSAGRLKRVVANAARLGLASINALAADAANLLEQRPQWRESFQRILIDAPCSGLGTLARHPDARWRVTPQSVRGLLPQQQALLDGLLPLLAPQGVLVYATCTIHPDENQKQIQELLKRQPALRLEQESQLWPDQASGGDGFYSAVLQRT
- a CDS encoding ABC transporter permease, which codes for MHPPEANLPVTRSLSTRMARWGLVIVGIYLLVALITPLLVSAGILPDANVGLENPIYAGPSWTHWCGTDRLGRDVCVRTMAGSGVALQVVLLAVGVALLVGVPLGMVSGYFGGAVDRLMVLLMDTLYTLPVLLLSVVLAFLLGKGIPNAAAALCVVYVPQYFRVVRNQTAQVKSELFVEAAQSLGAGPLWILRRYMFRNVITSVPVLLTLNAADAVLVLGGLGFLGLGLPETVPEWGGDLNLALAAVPTGVWWTALFPGLAMFVLVLGLSFLGEGIEAWVSGAEARPASN
- a CDS encoding MGMT family protein; this encodes MFDQRVWNQVARIPHGRLATYGQIADLIGAFGCARQVGWALRRLKLPSTVPWHRVVNAQGRISMSLSREGSDWIQRDLLLAEGIPVDAEGRLPLRQFLWHPDAHAGD